Proteins co-encoded in one Leucobacter exalbidus genomic window:
- the rplK gene encoding 50S ribosomal protein L11, whose amino-acid sequence MAKAKKVTGLIKLQISAGAANPAPPVGPALGQHGVNIMEFCKAYNAATESQRGNVVPVEITVYEDRSFTFVLKTPPAAELLKKAAGVQKGSGTPHTVKVASVTAEQVRQIAEQKKADLNANDLDAASKIIAGTARSMGITVE is encoded by the coding sequence ATGGCAAAGGCAAAGAAGGTTACAGGTCTGATTAAGCTTCAGATCTCAGCCGGCGCAGCCAACCCGGCGCCCCCCGTTGGCCCCGCACTGGGTCAGCACGGCGTCAACATCATGGAATTCTGCAAGGCGTACAACGCTGCAACAGAATCACAGCGCGGCAACGTCGTGCCTGTTGAGATCACGGTGTACGAGGATCGCTCGTTCACGTTCGTGCTCAAGACTCCTCCGGCAGCAGAGCTCCTGAAGAAGGCCGCTGGCGTTCAGAAGGGTTCGGGTACCCCGCACACCGTTAAGGTTGCATCGGTTACCGCTGAGCAGGTGCGTCAGATCGCCGAGCAGAAGAAGGCTGATCTGAACGCAAACGATCTCGACGCAGCGTCGAAGATCATCGCGGGCACCGCCCGTTCCATGGGCATCACGGTCGAGTAA
- the glp gene encoding gephyrin-like molybdotransferase Glp produces MEEQVAPTPAAPAAPDPAQAVAVTPEAHLAWVLARMTQIAPRLLPLEDALGTVLAEDVRAAHPLPLWANSAMDGYAVRSGDTSGATPEQPVALTVLGEVAAGSDWDPHLNPGECVRVMTGAPLPTSADAVVRVERTRGDRERAASSTHSALAPAHARSELAWADHTVQITEAVTPGTDVRARGEDRDAGDLVARSGDSLTAARASALAAAGIAEVLVREAPSVAVLVTGAELQPLGAQLSRGQIPESNSLLMRGLLAECGITRVHVARCPDDEATVRAQLAKLGATHDLVVTTGGVGPGTRDVMRIVLADEPEVRAVRVAVRPGQPQCTGRLTAGAWIFALPGNPVSAAVSFELFVRPALRTMQGCADTSRPRLRATAAASWRGATGRLQVLPVIFTQDPEPSIAPAASELRCLPAVHAGRVSHSVGGHGAAEGYALVGPETGDVHEGDQVTVIRVVA; encoded by the coding sequence GTGGAAGAACAGGTGGCCCCAACGCCCGCAGCACCCGCAGCGCCAGACCCCGCGCAGGCCGTCGCGGTGACACCCGAAGCGCACCTCGCCTGGGTGCTTGCGCGCATGACCCAGATCGCTCCGCGGCTGCTGCCCCTCGAAGACGCGCTCGGCACGGTGCTCGCCGAAGACGTGCGGGCCGCGCACCCGCTGCCGCTGTGGGCCAACTCTGCGATGGACGGCTATGCGGTGCGCTCGGGCGACACGAGCGGGGCGACGCCCGAGCAGCCGGTCGCCCTCACCGTGCTGGGCGAGGTCGCGGCCGGGTCTGACTGGGATCCGCACCTCAACCCGGGGGAGTGCGTGCGCGTCATGACGGGTGCGCCGCTGCCCACCTCAGCCGACGCCGTGGTGCGGGTCGAACGCACCCGCGGGGACCGCGAGCGCGCGGCCTCGTCCACGCATTCGGCGTTGGCCCCCGCACACGCACGCTCCGAGCTCGCCTGGGCCGACCACACCGTGCAAATCACCGAAGCGGTCACCCCGGGCACCGATGTGCGCGCCCGCGGCGAAGACCGCGACGCCGGCGATCTCGTCGCCCGATCCGGCGACTCCCTCACCGCGGCACGGGCCTCAGCGCTCGCCGCAGCGGGCATCGCCGAGGTGCTCGTGCGCGAGGCCCCGAGCGTTGCGGTGCTGGTGACGGGCGCCGAACTGCAGCCCTTGGGGGCGCAGCTGTCGCGCGGCCAGATTCCCGAATCTAACTCGCTGCTGATGCGCGGGCTGCTCGCCGAGTGTGGCATCACCCGGGTGCACGTGGCCCGCTGCCCCGATGACGAGGCCACGGTGCGCGCGCAGCTCGCAAAGCTCGGTGCCACCCACGACCTCGTCGTCACCACGGGCGGGGTGGGGCCCGGAACCCGCGATGTCATGCGCATCGTGCTCGCCGACGAGCCCGAGGTGCGGGCTGTGCGGGTGGCGGTTCGACCGGGGCAACCCCAGTGCACGGGGCGGCTGACGGCGGGCGCCTGGATCTTCGCGCTGCCCGGCAACCCGGTGAGCGCGGCGGTGAGTTTCGAACTGTTCGTGCGGCCCGCGCTGCGCACCATGCAGGGCTGCGCTGACACCTCGCGGCCCCGCCTGCGCGCGACCGCGGCGGCAAGCTGGCGCGGCGCGACCGGGCGGCTGCAGGTGTTGCCGGTGATCTTTACGCAGGATCCGGAGCCTTCGATCGCCCCCGCAGCGAGCGAGCTGCGCTGCCTGCCCGCGGTGCACGCGGGGCGCGTCTCCCATTCGGTCGGTGGGCACGGAGCGGCCGAGGGTTATGCGCTCGTCGGCCCAGAAACGGGCGACGTGCACGAGGGTGATCAGGTCACCGTGATCAGGGTCGTTGCGTGA
- a CDS encoding pyridoxal phosphate-dependent aminotransferase codes for MTQNTRLSKKIAAIAESATLKVDGKAKALQAEGRPVISYAAGEPDFPTPPHVVDAAREALNNPKNFRYTPAVGLPVLREAIVRKTKRDSGLDILPSQVIVTNGGKHAVYAAFQTILNPGDEVILPAPYWTSYPEEIQLADGVPVEVFAGSDQGYKVTVAQLEAARTNKTKALLFCSPSNPTGAVYTPEETKAIGEWALEHDLFVISDEIYQNLTYDGVRAVSIVEAVPELAKNTLLVNGVAKTFAMTGWRIGWIAGPADLIKGAANLQSHMTSNINNVAQIAAAAALDGPQEPIEEMRLAFDRRRKLIVTELNKVPGFHCPTPEGAFYAYVDVTGALGTEIAGVTPTTSLELADLILEKAEVAAVPGEAFGPSGYLRFSYALGDEALVEGIQRIQKLLGA; via the coding sequence GTGACCCAAAACACTCGTCTCTCAAAGAAGATTGCAGCCATCGCCGAGTCCGCCACCCTCAAGGTTGACGGCAAGGCAAAGGCGCTCCAGGCCGAAGGCCGCCCGGTGATTAGCTACGCTGCCGGCGAGCCCGATTTCCCCACGCCTCCCCACGTTGTGGACGCGGCTCGTGAGGCCCTCAACAACCCGAAGAACTTCCGCTATACCCCCGCCGTTGGCTTGCCTGTGCTGCGCGAAGCGATCGTGCGCAAGACGAAGCGCGACTCGGGTCTCGACATCTTGCCCAGCCAGGTCATCGTCACGAACGGCGGCAAGCACGCCGTCTACGCGGCTTTTCAGACGATCCTGAACCCTGGCGACGAGGTCATCCTGCCCGCGCCGTACTGGACGAGCTACCCCGAAGAGATTCAGCTCGCCGACGGCGTGCCCGTCGAGGTATTCGCTGGCTCAGATCAGGGCTACAAGGTCACCGTCGCACAGCTTGAGGCCGCGCGCACCAACAAGACCAAGGCACTGCTCTTCTGCTCGCCCTCGAACCCCACCGGCGCGGTCTACACGCCCGAGGAGACGAAGGCGATCGGCGAGTGGGCACTCGAGCACGACCTGTTCGTCATCAGCGATGAGATCTACCAGAACCTCACCTATGACGGAGTGCGCGCCGTTTCCATCGTCGAGGCCGTGCCCGAGCTGGCGAAGAACACGCTGCTCGTCAACGGTGTCGCGAAGACCTTTGCCATGACCGGCTGGCGTATCGGCTGGATCGCCGGCCCCGCAGACCTCATCAAGGGTGCTGCGAACCTGCAGTCACACATGACGTCGAACATCAACAATGTTGCACAGATTGCTGCTGCCGCTGCGCTAGATGGCCCGCAGGAGCCCATCGAAGAGATGCGCCTCGCATTTGACCGCCGCCGCAAGCTCATCGTTACCGAGCTCAACAAGGTGCCAGGCTTCCACTGCCCCACGCCCGAGGGCGCGTTCTACGCGTACGTCGACGTGACTGGCGCGCTGGGCACCGAGATCGCGGGAGTAACGCCCACGACCTCGCTCGAACTCGCTGACCTGATCCTCGAAAAGGCAGAGGTTGCCGCGGTTCCTGGTGAGGCGTTCGGCCCCTCGGGCTACCTGCGCTTCAGCTACGCCCTCGGCGACGAGGCTCTCGTAGAGGGCATCCAGCGCATTCAGAAGCTGCTCGGCGCGTAG
- a CDS encoding CE1758 family FMN-dependent luciferase-like monooxygenase produces the protein MEFGIFSVSDVTRDPVSGYTPSEAERITGLSRIAVHAEEVGLDVFAVGEHHNPPFFSSSPTTFLAYVAALTKKIKLSTSTTLITTNDPVRIAEEYAMLQHLAKGRMDLMLGRGNTAPVYPWFGKDIRSSLPLALDNYNLLHRLWNEDVVDYDGNFRTPLQGFTSTPRPLDDVAPFVWHGSIRTPEIAEQAAYYGDGFFSNHIFAPSEHSLRLINFYRERFEHYGHGTKSQAIVGLGGQTFIAKKSQDALDQFRPYFNEAPVYGHGPRMEDFMRQTPLSVGSPQEIIDKTLSFREIFGDYQRQMFLIDHAGLPEKMVLEQLDLLGSEVIPVLRRELAALRGPEVPSTPTHENLVRAKYGDAEPRQPRPNANRGDNVTGGSPYQDSPALRGAAFGLK, from the coding sequence ATGGAATTTGGAATCTTCTCGGTCTCAGACGTCACCCGCGACCCCGTATCGGGCTACACGCCCAGCGAGGCCGAGCGCATCACCGGCCTGAGCCGCATCGCGGTGCACGCCGAAGAGGTGGGCCTCGATGTGTTCGCCGTCGGTGAGCACCACAACCCGCCCTTCTTCTCCTCGAGCCCCACCACGTTCCTCGCATACGTGGCAGCCCTCACCAAGAAGATCAAGCTCTCCACGAGCACCACGCTGATCACCACCAACGATCCCGTGCGCATCGCCGAAGAGTACGCCATGCTGCAGCACCTCGCGAAGGGCCGCATGGACCTGATGCTCGGCCGCGGCAACACCGCCCCCGTGTACCCCTGGTTCGGCAAGGACATTCGCAGCTCGCTGCCCCTCGCCCTCGATAACTACAACCTGCTGCACCGCCTCTGGAACGAAGACGTCGTCGACTACGACGGCAACTTCCGCACCCCGCTGCAGGGCTTCACCTCGACGCCCCGCCCCCTCGACGATGTCGCCCCCTTCGTGTGGCACGGCTCGATCCGCACCCCCGAAATCGCCGAGCAGGCTGCGTACTACGGTGACGGATTCTTCTCGAACCACATCTTCGCCCCGAGCGAGCACTCGCTGCGCCTCATCAACTTCTACCGCGAGCGCTTCGAGCACTACGGCCACGGCACCAAGAGCCAGGCCATCGTGGGGCTGGGCGGCCAGACCTTCATTGCGAAGAAGTCGCAAGATGCCCTCGACCAGTTCCGCCCTTACTTCAACGAGGCCCCCGTCTACGGTCACGGCCCCCGCATGGAAGATTTCATGCGCCAGACCCCGCTGTCGGTGGGCAGCCCGCAAGAAATCATCGACAAGACGCTCTCGTTCCGTGAGATCTTCGGTGACTACCAGCGCCAGATGTTCTTGATCGATCACGCGGGCCTGCCCGAGAAGATGGTGCTTGAGCAGCTCGACCTGCTCGGCAGCGAGGTCATTCCGGTGCTGCGCCGCGAGCTCGCCGCTCTGCGCGGGCCCGAGGTGCCCTCGACGCCAACTCATGAGAACCTAGTACGTGCAAAGTACGGCGACGCCGAACCTCGCCAGCCCCGCCCCAACGCGAACCGTGGCGACAACGTCACCGGAGGATCCCCCTACCAGGATTCCCCCGCGCTGCGCGGAGCCGCCTTCGGGCTGAAGTAG
- a CDS encoding DUF6457 domain-containing protein produces MAVHLPPEALDEWLVAAAEELGLEPEEVSIATVLNVAKHVARGVARPAAPLSTFLMGLALGRASAGQTTAEPGELERLAALLNERAARWDAEHTDPAEPADQADPATA; encoded by the coding sequence ATGGCCGTTCACCTGCCCCCAGAGGCACTCGACGAATGGCTGGTTGCGGCCGCTGAAGAGCTGGGTCTTGAACCCGAAGAGGTCTCGATCGCGACGGTGCTGAACGTGGCCAAACACGTGGCGCGCGGGGTGGCCCGGCCGGCGGCCCCGCTCAGCACATTTCTGATGGGGCTCGCGCTGGGTCGGGCCTCGGCCGGGCAAACAACAGCCGAACCGGGTGAGCTCGAACGGCTCGCCGCGCTACTCAACGAGCGCGCGGCCCGCTGGGACGCGGAGCACACGGACCCGGCTGAACCCGCCGATCAGGCTGACCCCGCGACCGCCTAA
- the secE gene encoding preprotein translocase subunit SecE yields the protein MSSTEIEEGNGPVERAKSDRAAKRNLFSRIALFIQQIIAELKKVVTPTRKELINYTLVVIAFVVIMMALVWALDQVFGFVTLFIFGTPLS from the coding sequence GTGAGCAGCACTGAAATCGAGGAAGGCAATGGCCCCGTCGAGCGCGCCAAGTCCGATCGTGCTGCAAAGCGCAATCTGTTTAGCCGCATCGCGTTGTTCATTCAGCAGATCATTGCCGAGCTCAAGAAGGTCGTAACTCCGACCCGCAAAGAGCTCATCAATTACACGCTCGTGGTGATCGCATTTGTGGTTATTATGATGGCTCTCGTGTGGGCCCTTGATCAGGTCTTCGGGTTTGTCACGCTATTTATCTTCGGAACGCCTCTTAGCTAG
- the nusG gene encoding transcription termination/antitermination protein NusG — protein MTSENSNNPEANLDAALDALVQSPDPIADAAVEDALVIDTEEEAVAAANAIVDEESEEEAESEIDPYKAFKKDLRRRPGKWFVIHTYAGYERKVKSNLWNRREVMGAVDDIYEIQVPMEDVMEVKNGQRKMVTRVRIPGYVLVRMNLNETTWSVVRHTPGVTGFVGNAHNPVPLRINEAFEMLKSTVELEVVPGTGKSMAAANAAAQGNIEIDFEVGETITIKSGSFEGLPGTISEINAAAGKLTVLVSLFERETPVELGFDQVTKMV, from the coding sequence ATGACCAGCGAGAACAGCAACAACCCTGAGGCGAACCTCGACGCGGCTCTCGACGCGCTGGTTCAGTCTCCTGATCCCATCGCAGATGCAGCGGTCGAAGACGCCCTCGTGATTGACACCGAGGAAGAAGCGGTGGCCGCGGCCAACGCAATCGTTGATGAAGAGTCGGAAGAAGAAGCCGAATCTGAGATCGACCCCTACAAGGCTTTCAAGAAGGATCTGCGTCGTCGCCCCGGTAAGTGGTTCGTGATTCACACCTACGCCGGTTACGAGCGCAAGGTGAAGTCGAACCTCTGGAACCGCCGCGAGGTCATGGGCGCTGTAGATGACATCTACGAGATCCAGGTCCCCATGGAAGATGTCATGGAGGTCAAGAACGGCCAGCGCAAGATGGTCACCCGCGTGCGCATCCCCGGTTACGTACTCGTTCGTATGAACCTCAACGAGACCACTTGGTCTGTCGTTCGCCACACTCCCGGTGTGACCGGCTTCGTGGGCAACGCTCACAACCCGGTACCGCTGCGCATCAACGAGGCCTTCGAGATGCTGAAGAGCACCGTTGAACTTGAGGTTGTTCCCGGCACCGGCAAGAGCATGGCAGCTGCCAATGCTGCCGCTCAGGGCAACATCGAGATCGACTTCGAGGTCGGCGAGACGATCACGATCAAGTCGGGCTCCTTCGAGGGTCTCCCCGGCACGATCAGCGAGATCAACGCTGCTGCGGGCAAGCTCACCGTGCTGGTGTCGCTGTTCGAGCGCGAGACCCCGGTCGAGCTTGGTTTCGACCAGGTCACCAAGATGGTCTAA
- a CDS encoding helix-turn-helix domain-containing protein, with protein sequence MRQNVVFQSYLAAANISFREIDASTGLAARIVQFPQLTVARARLPKSTIEWPRDAMSLDRGLILIAPHNKFSIEGEGPIWRAAPGLFFVPPGDSFITFRATEPIEDLVYINASTSVIRGLVLPKWRGEQHPGDVSGEALAPLLAFVNSLCETTLEDMAQVVPLQLVAGEVFRALVQLVTKEAASSMTTFDFAMQVIKREYSKPHLVVTDIAGAVNVSERTLHSAFAERDTTVMTELRVMRARAAEEIRKRNPGITRNDLAKAAGFGSISSMVRAMKEPSASEV encoded by the coding sequence GTGAGACAGAACGTCGTCTTTCAGTCGTACCTTGCCGCAGCCAATATTAGTTTTCGTGAGATTGATGCCTCTACCGGGCTCGCCGCACGCATCGTCCAGTTTCCACAGCTGACTGTTGCGCGGGCGCGCTTGCCGAAATCTACGATCGAGTGGCCGCGAGATGCGATGTCTCTCGATAGGGGCCTCATCCTCATCGCGCCCCACAACAAGTTTTCGATCGAGGGCGAGGGTCCAATCTGGCGGGCCGCCCCCGGGCTGTTCTTTGTGCCTCCGGGGGATAGCTTCATCACGTTTCGGGCCACGGAGCCGATCGAAGATCTCGTCTATATCAACGCGAGCACCTCGGTGATTCGGGGCCTTGTGCTCCCTAAGTGGCGTGGCGAGCAACACCCCGGCGATGTCAGCGGAGAGGCCCTGGCCCCGCTGCTCGCGTTTGTGAACTCGCTCTGCGAGACCACGCTCGAAGACATGGCGCAGGTGGTGCCACTGCAGCTCGTGGCCGGCGAAGTGTTTCGGGCACTTGTGCAGTTAGTGACCAAAGAAGCAGCAAGCTCAATGACCACCTTTGATTTTGCGATGCAGGTGATTAAGCGTGAGTATTCCAAGCCGCATTTGGTGGTCACTGACATTGCGGGGGCGGTCAATGTGTCTGAGCGCACCCTGCACTCGGCCTTTGCTGAGCGAGACACTACCGTGATGACTGAGCTGCGAGTCATGCGAGCCCGAGCGGCTGAAGAGATTAGAAAACGTAACCCCGGCATAACGCGAAATGACCTCGCGAAAGCGGCAGGATTCGGCTCTATTTCGTCGATGGTGCGGGCGATGAAGGAACCTTCGGCTTCAGAAGTGTGA
- a CDS encoding MarR family winged helix-turn-helix transcriptional regulator → MSTPSRADVRRANQSWEALMTTHATMTQRFAGEGMWSEVSMREYDVLYTLAKADEPLRLSELQSGVLLSQPALSRMVDRLVTRGLISRAEDPTDGRAVRISLTEAGTTIQREVGRAHAKSVTREVGGSLTDDELLELERLCRKMIA, encoded by the coding sequence ATGAGCACCCCCTCTCGCGCAGATGTGCGCCGCGCCAACCAGTCATGGGAAGCCCTCATGACCACCCACGCCACGATGACGCAGCGCTTCGCCGGCGAGGGCATGTGGAGCGAGGTCAGCATGCGCGAGTACGACGTGCTCTACACGCTCGCGAAGGCCGATGAGCCGCTGCGCCTCAGCGAACTGCAGTCGGGGGTGCTGCTCAGCCAGCCCGCCCTGTCACGCATGGTCGACCGATTGGTCACCCGCGGCCTCATCTCACGCGCCGAAGATCCCACCGATGGCCGTGCCGTGCGCATCTCGCTCACCGAGGCCGGCACGACCATCCAGCGCGAGGTGGGCCGCGCCCACGCCAAGAGCGTCACCCGCGAGGTCGGCGGCTCACTGACCGATGACGAGCTGCTCGAGCTCGAGCGACTCTGCCGCAAAATGATTGCTTAA
- the mobA gene encoding molybdenum cofactor guanylyltransferase encodes MHAAGPVRAHGSRGDAPFDVIVLAGGRASRLGGVDKAALKLAGERLVDRVVRASRIAGASRIIVVGPESAGTGADVVLREDPEFAGPLAGIAAGIVEVTAAQVWVLACDLEYPERVCTVLGKDHARAQAEGRSAAEADGTLLVDSAGRAQWLAASYRSAAVAEACAGLGDGVLNAPVKRALAGLKLRELHVPAALAADIDTPESLAEARRRADQPG; translated from the coding sequence ATGCATGCAGCAGGCCCGGTACGCGCTCACGGTTCACGTGGCGACGCACCCTTCGATGTCATCGTGCTCGCCGGGGGCCGCGCATCACGGCTCGGCGGCGTCGATAAGGCCGCGCTGAAGCTCGCGGGTGAACGGCTCGTCGACCGTGTTGTGCGCGCCAGTCGTATTGCGGGCGCCAGCCGCATCATCGTGGTGGGCCCAGAATCTGCGGGCACGGGCGCCGATGTGGTGTTGCGCGAAGACCCCGAGTTTGCGGGGCCGCTCGCCGGTATCGCGGCCGGCATCGTGGAAGTCACCGCCGCACAGGTGTGGGTGCTCGCGTGCGATCTTGAGTACCCCGAGCGCGTGTGCACCGTGCTCGGCAAGGATCACGCCCGGGCGCAGGCCGAGGGGCGCAGCGCGGCCGAAGCCGACGGTACCCTGCTCGTCGACAGCGCAGGCCGTGCCCAGTGGCTGGCCGCCAGCTACCGGTCGGCCGCCGTGGCCGAAGCCTGCGCGGGGCTCGGCGATGGGGTCTTGAACGCTCCGGTGAAGCGGGCGCTCGCGGGGCTGAAGCTGCGCGAGCTGCATGTTCCGGCGGCGCTGGCAGCCGATATCGATACGCCCGAGTCACTGGCCGAGGCCAGGCGGCGGGCAGATCAGCCGGGCTAG
- a CDS encoding CE1759 family FMN reductase, with product MNAPLDGHLPAANSEPAQTPAASQQPLTLAVVTAGTSDPSTSTMLAQRVADKFATLAAGQGRAAQIRVINLRLLAADITTALVSQHVSEELQAASDILRDADAIVAATPVYKAGASGLFTSFFQVLDNDLLIGTPVALAATAGSPRHALVVDDQLRGVFAYLRTITTPTSIFAAPDDWTSSELGGRITRQATELFALAQAGFRETVRGNAWNSYQHTYGSAGGTELGIEFDTDLMRLATGGK from the coding sequence ATGAACGCACCACTCGACGGACACCTGCCCGCCGCAAACTCTGAGCCCGCTCAGACGCCCGCTGCCTCGCAGCAGCCCCTCACCCTCGCTGTGGTGACCGCGGGCACGAGCGACCCTTCGACCTCGACCATGCTTGCGCAGCGCGTCGCCGACAAGTTCGCGACCCTCGCCGCGGGCCAGGGGCGCGCAGCCCAGATTCGCGTCATCAACCTGCGGCTGCTCGCCGCCGATATCACGACCGCGCTCGTGTCGCAGCACGTCTCTGAAGAGTTGCAGGCGGCCAGCGATATTCTGCGCGACGCCGACGCCATCGTCGCCGCTACCCCGGTGTACAAGGCGGGCGCGAGCGGGCTGTTCACCTCGTTCTTCCAGGTGCTCGACAACGATCTGCTCATCGGCACCCCGGTGGCGCTCGCGGCGACCGCGGGCAGCCCCCGCCACGCACTCGTGGTTGATGACCAGCTGCGCGGCGTCTTCGCCTACCTGCGCACCATCACGACGCCCACGTCGATCTTCGCGGCCCCCGATGACTGGACCAGCTCAGAGCTGGGCGGCCGCATCACCCGCCAGGCAACCGAGCTCTTCGCGCTTGCGCAGGCAGGGTTCCGCGAGACGGTGCGCGGCAACGCATGGAACAGCTACCAGCACACCTACGGCAGCGCGGGCGGCACCGAGCTCGGCATCGAGTTCGATACCGACCTGATGCGCCTGGCCACGGGCGGCAAATAA
- a CDS encoding tetratricopeptide repeat protein, translating to MSEQPRPASEASNEQIVGVSLKHAQMLAAQGRHDEALEALNPGLAVNPWSAELGGTRAWLLLTLWRLDEAQQTFEQLLGAHPELHDARRMLSITLQRQGDLGAAERTILGCLAAAPHEPLHRLQYARVLLAISAEPRDSRGNHVNRGNRSTRTLRNTARQQVDQALALAAGDAAAYEEAAHVLWSLGKPREAQDIAARALAEAPEHAGLLTLHAGLVTANAARPGTVNAHQEAVHATEMGKLLATDPQHRDARTALFAQLWHRSMTRIDAPVYLIAVAAMGIMFGFPGTAAAPSGVALWWAVAGVFGGVQWLRYRAAGQHVARGFLRSIAGSRPVDRARVWGERATWVGLLLCGVVAFVVRDAVAVRWVIVAMCALVLLAFACSLLWQLGYHARARQFEGASTDRAAVVRLSRHRRELVAVVVLRCLSVFALWALFGVVRAASGLDHSRSDVGAVVGLAASGMVLSPLIGWALTWATERRARRSLDAAIEVGAEAKPPAKWSPVLAALVAVVAVLGFVGAAASIPVLPNMHDSVGRYADPEPPVGDDGSDGTEEEPAEKACSGRTASRVSCQLDRMRERANTPIEIPQIEIPEIPEVVISER from the coding sequence GTGAGTGAGCAGCCGCGGCCCGCCAGCGAAGCATCCAACGAGCAGATTGTCGGCGTCAGCCTGAAGCACGCCCAAATGCTGGCGGCGCAGGGGCGGCATGACGAAGCGCTCGAGGCACTGAACCCGGGCCTCGCGGTGAACCCCTGGAGCGCCGAGCTGGGCGGCACCCGCGCCTGGCTACTGCTCACGCTGTGGCGCCTGGATGAGGCACAGCAGACCTTCGAACAGTTACTGGGGGCACACCCCGAACTGCACGACGCCCGGCGTATGCTCTCGATCACGCTGCAGCGGCAGGGTGATCTGGGCGCCGCCGAACGCACCATCCTGGGGTGTTTGGCCGCGGCCCCCCACGAGCCGCTGCACCGGCTGCAATACGCCCGGGTGTTGCTCGCCATCTCGGCCGAGCCGCGCGACAGCCGCGGAAACCACGTCAACCGGGGCAACCGCAGCACGCGCACGCTGCGCAACACCGCCCGGCAGCAGGTCGATCAGGCCCTCGCGCTCGCCGCGGGCGACGCGGCGGCATACGAAGAAGCCGCGCATGTGCTGTGGAGCCTGGGCAAGCCGCGCGAGGCACAAGACATCGCGGCGCGCGCACTGGCCGAGGCCCCCGAGCACGCGGGGCTGCTCACCCTGCACGCCGGGCTGGTCACCGCGAACGCGGCCCGCCCCGGCACCGTCAACGCGCACCAAGAAGCGGTGCACGCGACCGAAATGGGCAAGCTGCTCGCCACCGACCCCCAACACCGCGACGCCCGCACCGCACTGTTCGCGCAGCTCTGGCACCGATCGATGACCCGCATCGACGCCCCCGTCTACCTCATCGCGGTGGCCGCGATGGGCATCATGTTTGGATTCCCGGGCACCGCCGCCGCCCCCAGCGGCGTCGCGCTGTGGTGGGCGGTCGCTGGCGTATTCGGCGGCGTGCAATGGTTGCGATACCGGGCGGCGGGGCAGCACGTGGCCCGCGGTTTTCTGCGCAGCATCGCCGGATCCCGCCCCGTCGACCGCGCCCGCGTGTGGGGCGAACGAGCAACGTGGGTCGGGCTGTTGCTGTGCGGAGTGGTCGCGTTTGTGGTGCGCGACGCGGTCGCGGTGCGCTGGGTGATTGTCGCAATGTGTGCGCTGGTGCTGCTCGCATTCGCCTGCTCACTGCTGTGGCAGCTCGGCTATCACGCGCGTGCCCGCCAGTTTGAAGGGGCGTCGACAGACCGTGCCGCGGTGGTGCGGCTGAGCCGGCACCGCCGCGAGCTGGTCGCCGTGGTGGTGCTGCGGTGCCTGAGCGTGTTCGCCCTGTGGGCGCTGTTTGGGGTGGTGCGCGCCGCCTCGGGGCTCGACCACAGCCGCAGCGACGTGGGCGCGGTGGTCGGTTTGGCCGCCTCGGGCATGGTGCTCTCGCCGCTCATCGGGTGGGCGCTGACGTGGGCCACCGAGCGCCGCGCACGCCGCAGCCTCGACGCGGCCATTGAAGTGGGGGCCGAAGCCAAGCCACCAGCCAAGTGGTCGCCGGTGCTCGCCGCCCTCGTCGCCGTGGTGGCGGTGCTGGGGTTCGTGGGGGCAGCGGCATCTATCCCGGTGCTGCCCAATATGCATGACAGTGTGGGGCGGTACGCCGATCCGGAGCCGCCCGTGGGCGACGATGGCAGCGACGGCACAGAAGAAGAGCCCGCCGAGAAGGCGTGCTCGGGCCGCACCGCCTCTCGGGTGAGCTGCCAGCTCGACCGCATGCGAGAACGCGCGAACACCCCCATTGAGATTCCGCAGATCGAGATCCCCGAGATCCCCGAAGTGGTCATCTCTGAGCGCTAG